A DNA window from Longimicrobium sp. contains the following coding sequences:
- a CDS encoding MerR family transcriptional regulator codes for MKASGWKVGELARRTGLTVRTLHHYDEVGLLRPGRRTPAGHRLYGDDEVERLHRIQSLRRLGWGLDEIRGMLDDPRFSPAHVVELHLERVREQIRLQQRLCERLEEIASRLRAAETVSADELIQTIEAMTMFEKYYTPEQMEELRQRREQVGEERIREVEAEWPRLMDEVRAEMERGTDPADERVQALARRWMGLVQEFTGGNPGIERSLGNVYREESTVHGMDVAGMRPLMEYVQRAMAAGRG; via the coding sequence ATGAAGGCGAGCGGGTGGAAGGTAGGGGAGCTGGCGCGGCGTACGGGGCTTACCGTCCGCACGCTGCACCACTACGACGAGGTGGGGCTGCTGCGGCCAGGACGCCGCACGCCGGCCGGGCACCGCCTGTACGGCGACGACGAAGTCGAGCGGCTCCACCGCATCCAGTCGCTGCGGCGGCTGGGATGGGGGCTGGACGAGATCCGCGGGATGCTGGACGACCCACGTTTCTCCCCCGCCCACGTGGTGGAGCTCCACCTGGAACGCGTTCGCGAGCAGATCCGCCTCCAGCAGCGGCTGTGCGAGCGGCTGGAGGAGATCGCGTCCCGGCTCCGCGCGGCGGAAACGGTTTCCGCCGACGAGCTCATTCAAACGATCGAGGCGATGACCATGTTCGAGAAATACTACACCCCGGAGCAGATGGAAGAGCTGCGTCAGCGCCGCGAGCAGGTGGGCGAGGAGCGCATCCGCGAGGTGGAGGCCGAGTGGCCGCGGCTGATGGACGAGGTGCGCGCCGAGATGGAGCGTGGCACCGACCCCGCCGACGAGCGCGTGCAGGCGCTGGCCCGGCGCTGGATGGGGCTGGTGCAGGAGTTCACCGGCGGCAACCCCGGCATCGAGCGCTCGCTGGGCAACGTGTACCGCGAGGAATCCACGGTGCACGGGATGGACGTGGCCGGCATGCGCCCGCTGATGGAGTACGTGCAGCGGGCGATGGCGGCCGGTAGGGGATAG